A stretch of the Vibrio sp. YMD68 genome encodes the following:
- a CDS encoding DUF1566 domain-containing protein — translation MKSKLTVAASILCLVGISTQTYAQTCKPDIIAPTTNIEQFTVHKDGTVTDAATGLMWTTCTMGQRYSADNCIGTLKSFPTWSDALLAVDDANSSNLLGYSDWRLPNIKELGSIVERSCSAPAIRLEVFKSTPKVLYWSNTPDSKVNPQLKARVIDFNEGTEFASLAQSNIYLRLVRDLKETSN, via the coding sequence ATGAAGTCCAAACTAACCGTTGCGGCAAGCATTCTTTGTCTTGTAGGGATATCAACTCAAACTTACGCACAGACTTGTAAGCCAGATATTATCGCTCCCACCACCAATATAGAGCAATTTACAGTACATAAAGACGGCACAGTTACTGACGCCGCAACAGGCTTGATGTGGACTACTTGCACTATGGGGCAAAGATATAGTGCCGATAACTGCATTGGAACTCTAAAATCATTTCCTACTTGGTCTGATGCGTTACTAGCTGTGGACGACGCTAACAGCAGCAATTTACTAGGGTACTCTGACTGGAGACTACCCAACATTAAAGAGCTTGGTTCCATTGTCGAAAGGTCATGCTCAGCTCCTGCGATCAGATTGGAGGTATTCAAAAGCACCCCAAAAGTACTTTATTGGTCAAACACTCCTGACAGCAAGGTTAACCCTCAGTTGAAAGCGCGAGTTATTGATTTCAATGAAGGAACTGAGTTCGCATCGTTAGCACAATCTAATATATATCTGCGGCTAGTTCGTGACCTTAAAGAAACGTCCAACTAA
- the traF gene encoding conjugal transfer protein TraF: protein MNNKTLKKATLALALIASMPNISVAEDSRPGFYDRKAEGWFFYEVEPEEKEVPKPKPVAVQPPPPSPEREQMAQSEGPEYFSAAWFRENLPKYKDAWWDNPTIENAKAFAYMQRFAMDRSEQAQDAYELAILGDPYLDEVSRRPYATFASQQVDSKAGKERQTLLGTVASRVGLFFFYQPNCEMCEIQAPIVKMLEQGYGFTVVAVSSDGTPFPGNIFPEFKVDNGHAEQLGVVTYPALFLASPDGSFAPVGQGVMSLPDTANRILVTARRAGWISDDEFNKTRALVNTDNNIAEILTDKTGEASLEEIMTDDKGNYIPPEQLMDFIREKIKEK from the coding sequence ATGAACAACAAGACTTTAAAGAAAGCTACTTTAGCGCTGGCATTGATAGCCTCAATGCCAAATATCTCCGTAGCAGAAGACAGTAGGCCCGGCTTTTACGATAGAAAGGCGGAAGGATGGTTTTTCTATGAAGTCGAGCCAGAAGAAAAAGAAGTACCTAAACCTAAGCCAGTAGCAGTACAACCTCCCCCACCTTCTCCTGAGCGAGAACAGATGGCCCAGAGTGAAGGACCTGAATATTTTTCTGCTGCGTGGTTTAGAGAGAACTTACCTAAATACAAAGATGCTTGGTGGGATAACCCAACCATTGAGAACGCTAAAGCTTTTGCTTACATGCAGCGGTTCGCAATGGATCGTTCAGAACAAGCGCAAGATGCATATGAACTGGCTATTTTAGGTGATCCTTATCTTGATGAAGTGTCCAGAAGACCTTATGCCACATTCGCATCTCAGCAAGTAGATAGTAAGGCTGGGAAGGAAAGGCAGACATTACTTGGGACTGTAGCAAGTCGTGTGGGTCTATTTTTCTTCTACCAGCCAAACTGCGAAATGTGCGAAATACAGGCTCCAATAGTCAAAATGCTTGAGCAAGGATATGGATTTACTGTCGTGGCAGTATCTTCTGACGGCACCCCTTTCCCAGGAAACATTTTCCCCGAGTTCAAAGTAGATAACGGCCATGCCGAACAGCTAGGTGTCGTCACCTACCCAGCTTTATTCTTAGCTTCACCAGATGGGAGTTTTGCTCCTGTTGGGCAAGGGGTAATGTCACTTCCAGATACAGCCAATCGAATTCTAGTTACTGCTCGCCGAGCAGGTTGGATCAGTGATGACGAATTCAACAAAACAAGAGCACTGGTTAATACCGACAACAACATTGCGGAAATTCTTACCGATAAAACAGGTGAGGCTTCCTTAGAAGAAATCATGACGGATGATAAAGGGAACTATATCCCGCCGGAACAATTGATGGACTTCATCCGCGAAAAAATTAAGGAGAAATAA
- a CDS encoding UvrD-helicase domain-containing protein, whose protein sequence is MNKTLPPDTPEQARITNYQGNQLIVRAYAGTGKTTTLIKYALANPRLRMLYIAYNRAIRDEAAEKFPRNVTCKTSHQLAFASVGRMFAHKLVGNIRLTDIAQALNTKNWTLARDCLDTLNAFMCSADDQILYDHFERADTGLLLTTKQERYVIEVVQSAEDIWKRMCEPQDPFPMVHDGYLKLYQLSHPNLSLRYQVILFDEAQDANPVTSDIVIRQRSRTILVGDVHQQIYRFRGANDAMNNPRFSNADQLYLTHSFRFGPNVAMVANALLELKGETKPVIGRGAKDQVLMMLPQNIGHHAVLHRTVMGVIQTALGYTGAGHKVFWAGGIDSYQIDYLEDIFWFSREERERVRNKQILNDYEDYQEFTEIARATQDNEMFRAMAIIEAYEDLPEHLAILRLNTVKDELVANVTVSTSHRAKGLEWDYVQLFDDFPDVLDPELEPEARDDEINLLYVASTRAMRALALNASVEMVIRYITHKRQLEKIQQEEATNNQSEHIKTA, encoded by the coding sequence ATGAACAAAACATTACCACCTGATACCCCAGAGCAAGCCCGAATCACCAACTATCAAGGAAACCAACTGATAGTTAGGGCCTATGCTGGCACGGGAAAGACAACAACCCTCATCAAATATGCTCTTGCTAACCCTCGGCTAAGAATGCTGTATATCGCGTACAACCGAGCGATAAGAGATGAAGCAGCGGAAAAGTTTCCCCGAAATGTTACGTGCAAAACCTCTCATCAACTAGCATTCGCATCTGTTGGACGTATGTTTGCGCACAAATTAGTGGGAAACATTCGCCTAACCGATATAGCACAAGCGTTAAACACTAAAAACTGGACTCTTGCAAGAGACTGCCTGGATACGCTAAATGCATTTATGTGCAGCGCAGATGACCAGATTCTATATGACCATTTCGAAAGAGCTGATACTGGATTACTACTAACAACAAAGCAAGAGAGATACGTAATAGAAGTCGTTCAAAGTGCAGAAGATATTTGGAAGAGAATGTGTGAGCCTCAAGATCCTTTCCCTATGGTTCATGATGGATACTTAAAGCTGTACCAATTATCTCACCCCAATCTATCATTGAGATACCAGGTAATCCTCTTTGATGAAGCACAGGACGCAAACCCAGTAACTAGTGACATTGTAATTAGGCAGCGCTCAAGGACTATTCTTGTTGGAGACGTCCACCAGCAAATCTATCGTTTCAGAGGTGCAAATGATGCGATGAATAACCCCCGCTTCTCGAACGCAGATCAACTCTACCTCACACATAGTTTCCGATTTGGACCTAATGTAGCGATGGTTGCCAATGCCCTTCTCGAACTTAAAGGAGAGACCAAGCCGGTAATTGGGCGCGGAGCTAAAGATCAGGTTCTTATGATGCTACCTCAAAATATCGGGCATCATGCTGTGTTACACCGCACGGTAATGGGAGTTATTCAAACTGCTTTGGGCTACACAGGCGCGGGACATAAAGTTTTTTGGGCTGGTGGTATAGATTCTTACCAAATCGACTATCTGGAAGATATCTTTTGGTTCTCACGAGAAGAAAGAGAACGTGTCAGAAACAAGCAGATACTTAATGATTATGAGGACTATCAAGAGTTCACCGAGATAGCTCGTGCGACTCAAGACAACGAGATGTTTAGAGCGATGGCAATTATCGAAGCCTACGAAGATCTTCCTGAACATCTTGCGATATTACGCCTTAACACCGTAAAAGACGAATTGGTTGCAAATGTCACGGTGTCTACCAGTCATAGAGCAAAGGGACTGGAGTGGGATTATGTCCAACTATTTGATGACTTCCCTGACGTTTTGGACCCCGAGCTAGAACCAGAGGCACGGGATGATGAGATCAACCTACTTTACGTTGCAAGCACGAGAGCCATGCGAGCACTTGCGCTTAACGCTTCAGTGGAAATGGTGATCAGGTACATCACCCATAAGCGTCAACTTGAAAAGATTCAGCAGGAAGAAGCAACTAACAATCAGTCAGAACACATAAAAACAGCCTAA
- a CDS encoding Calx-beta domain-containing protein: MKRSALAIALIAALSGCGSGGEDGGSSSNTNTNSGAKSGSIKIDNISIKEGNSGNSDAKVRVTRSGGKDGVIKGKFRTTPGTALSDQDYLETVGEFELQDGVARIDLVIPIIGDVKDEDDETFSVQIFDVSGASSIERDTATVTITNDDSSPEISFTSEIRTTSEGSGRVKIPLQLNTSSGKDVSVSYELSGLAINGQDYSVISDSTIVFPAGTTEQFLELDIVQDDVPEGGETIKIKLTEANNSTLSKQFETSVIILGDLVLNDTGVTRYVNGNDFDAQGAPNDLPGQDAEFGADTDSPNYLDGYAGFSFTKLDVSGNHLPHTATAWSCVLDNRTGIVWENKGDAITDIPSSLSEAEFKALVNDAWSASRNPSSKDYVPYPYYHWHQNWQAKNYLYTWYSKDRTNDGGSAGGASLEFQNRNAPVHNKAQCAFPTTDNAGYVKVTSCSTDDYIRAANELAVCGYKDWRLPSIEELRSIANYENSQTLLDTDYFYNYEGGAPIWSGTPSSNGEGTAWCMDSSNGQAKLCHKQSNSASIRLARGGKQ; this comes from the coding sequence CTCGATAAAAGAAGGAAATTCAGGTAACAGTGATGCAAAAGTGCGTGTTACTCGTAGCGGTGGTAAAGATGGTGTAATTAAAGGTAAATTCCGAACTACCCCTGGAACTGCATTATCAGATCAAGATTACCTGGAAACAGTTGGAGAATTTGAGCTTCAAGATGGCGTTGCTCGGATTGATTTGGTCATCCCTATCATTGGTGATGTAAAGGATGAAGATGATGAAACTTTCTCCGTTCAGATTTTCGATGTTTCTGGTGCCTCCAGCATAGAGAGAGATACTGCTACCGTAACAATCACCAATGATGACTCCTCTCCAGAAATATCATTTACCTCAGAAATCAGAACCACATCAGAAGGAAGTGGTCGCGTTAAAATTCCGCTACAACTAAACACTTCATCAGGAAAAGATGTAAGCGTTAGTTACGAACTCAGTGGATTAGCTATTAACGGCCAAGATTATAGTGTCATCAGTGACAGCACTATTGTTTTCCCTGCTGGAACTACTGAGCAGTTTCTTGAGTTAGATATCGTTCAAGATGACGTTCCCGAAGGCGGTGAAACAATAAAAATTAAACTTACCGAGGCTAACAATTCCACACTCAGCAAACAGTTTGAGACCAGTGTTATTATCCTTGGAGACTTAGTGTTAAACGATACTGGCGTCACCAGATATGTAAATGGGAATGACTTCGATGCCCAAGGCGCACCTAATGATCTTCCGGGGCAAGATGCTGAATTTGGCGCTGATACTGACTCACCAAACTACTTAGATGGTTATGCAGGTTTCTCTTTTACAAAATTAGACGTTTCCGGAAACCACCTTCCTCATACAGCGACGGCATGGTCATGTGTCTTGGATAACCGAACAGGGATCGTCTGGGAAAACAAAGGTGATGCAATTACTGATATTCCATCTTCACTTTCGGAAGCAGAATTCAAAGCCCTAGTAAATGATGCTTGGAGTGCCAGCAGAAACCCAAGCTCAAAGGATTATGTTCCTTACCCTTATTATCACTGGCATCAAAACTGGCAAGCTAAAAACTACCTATACACTTGGTACAGCAAAGATAGAACTAATGACGGTGGCAGTGCTGGTGGCGCTTCACTAGAATTCCAAAACCGTAATGCTCCTGTTCACAATAAGGCACAATGCGCGTTCCCTACGACAGATAACGCTGGCTATGTAAAAGTCACATCATGTAGTACCGATGACTACATTCGTGCGGCCAACGAGCTAGCCGTTTGTGGCTATAAAGATTGGCGATTACCTTCCATTGAAGAGCTACGTTCTATTGCCAATTATGAAAACAGTCAAACACTGCTCGATACCGACTATTTCTATAACTACGAAGGTGGCGCACCGATTTGGTCTGGAACCCCGAGTTCAAATGGTGAAGGTACAGCATGGTGCATGGACTCAAGCAATGGACAAGCTAAGTTGTGTCATAAACAAAGCAACTCGGCGAGCATTCGTTTAGCAAGAGGAGGGAAACAGTGA